Proteins from a single region of Chloroflexota bacterium:
- a CDS encoding NAD-binding protein — MLHSPPLREGDAPNRAGLDADDAVSVILKDLVLIHEFARDHGARLPLGGMSRELYREAVALGHANTDMSAMCLPLERIADTEIRPRCD; from the coding sequence GTGCTACACTCGCCGCCGCTGAGGGAGGGCGACGCGCCGAACCGCGCGGGACTGGACGCCGACGACGCCGTCAGCGTGATCCTCAAGGATCTCGTGCTGATTCACGAGTTCGCGCGGGACCACGGCGCCCGGCTCCCCCTGGGCGGGATGTCGCGGGAGCTGTACCGGGAGGCCGTCGCGCTCGGGCACGCCAACACGGACATGTCGGCCATGTGCCTGCCCCTGGAGCGCATCGCCGACACCGAGATTCGCCCAAGATGCGACTGA
- a CDS encoding 3D domain-containing protein: MGDVVQASASEARQAAAALVKARRPRPQARPVWVAPHAETVLYAGPDPQSEEVAPLHQWAGLQVEGPSRGHRIPVLDPSRQLHGWVPAADVGPIDPSLLGTAYLPPIGRPIAWAGPARVTMYTCVELGGCAPTASGLWPEPGMVAVDPSVIPLGSTVWIQGVGTFLATDTGSLVRGAHLDIYSLSYQEALNWGVQQRSILVFDR; encoded by the coding sequence GTGGGCGACGTCGTCCAGGCATCGGCGTCGGAGGCCAGACAGGCCGCGGCGGCGCTGGTGAAGGCTCGCAGGCCGCGTCCACAGGCGCGGCCCGTCTGGGTTGCGCCGCACGCTGAGACGGTGCTGTATGCCGGGCCTGACCCCCAATCCGAGGAGGTGGCCCCCCTCCACCAGTGGGCCGGTCTGCAGGTCGAGGGGCCCTCTCGCGGGCATCGCATCCCCGTGCTCGATCCATCCCGACAGCTCCACGGCTGGGTGCCGGCCGCCGACGTGGGGCCAATCGATCCGTCCCTGCTGGGGACGGCGTACCTGCCGCCGATCGGCCGGCCGATTGCCTGGGCCGGGCCGGCCCGCGTGACGATGTACACCTGCGTGGAGCTGGGCGGCTGCGCTCCGACAGCATCCGGCCTCTGGCCGGAGCCGGGGATGGTGGCCGTCGATCCGAGCGTGATTCCGCTCGGATCGACCGTCTGGATCCAGGGCGTCGGGACGTTCCTGGCGACGGACACGGGATCGCTGGTACGCGGTGCGCACCTGGACATCTACAGCCTGAGCTACCAGGAGGCGCTCAACTGGGGCGTCCAGCAGCGTTCGATCCTGGTCTTCGACCGTTGA
- a CDS encoding MFS transporter has translation MRHSRMPDAAVDRYRWVALAVVSFGTLAVHLDTTVNVALPAMAAALDVPISTLQWIIIGYVLTTASTLVGVGRLADLYGRHAVWNWGVLALGIALVLVGFSQDIVMLVACRILQSFGATMIYAAGPAIVTEVFPHAERGRALGIMTMAGQLGMAIGPLFGGWLVGTFGWPAIFWGRVPIVLLIALASWRLVRAGRAPKRAARFDLAGALTLGPAMVALLLGINRAGLLGPLDPLPLGLFAAGALLLAAFVWTESRLAAPMLDLRLFRNRMFAAANAMNLLSNLTMFGVWLLVPFYLVDGLKLAPLTAGLFLSSVPIATALVSPLAGWLSDRVGPARLSLVGLVVQVSALFAIARLDGQSAPWQVGGALILLGIATGLFMAPNLSFIMGAVPPDQLGVAGGVVTTMRSLGVVTGVALLTAIYTARSAELGAPGGGLGGTFSVAAFQGAFTFAAVLCLAAVALASVRGRLPGSHATERELR, from the coding sequence GTGCGACACTCGCGCATGCCCGATGCCGCCGTCGACCGCTACCGCTGGGTGGCGCTCGCCGTCGTCAGCTTCGGGACGCTGGCCGTCCACCTGGACACGACCGTCAACGTGGCGCTGCCGGCGATGGCGGCAGCGCTCGACGTGCCGATCTCCACGCTCCAGTGGATCATCATCGGCTACGTGCTGACGACGGCCAGCACGCTGGTGGGCGTCGGACGGCTGGCCGACCTGTACGGCCGCCATGCGGTCTGGAACTGGGGGGTGCTGGCGCTCGGCATTGCGCTGGTGCTGGTGGGCTTCTCGCAAGACATCGTGATGCTGGTGGCGTGCCGCATCCTGCAGTCGTTCGGCGCGACGATGATCTACGCCGCCGGGCCGGCCATCGTCACCGAGGTGTTTCCCCACGCCGAGCGGGGGAGGGCGCTCGGCATCATGACGATGGCCGGCCAGCTCGGCATGGCCATCGGCCCGCTGTTCGGCGGGTGGCTGGTCGGCACGTTCGGCTGGCCCGCCATCTTCTGGGGCCGCGTGCCCATCGTGCTGCTGATCGCGCTGGCGTCCTGGCGGCTCGTGCGCGCGGGCCGCGCCCCGAAACGAGCCGCCCGGTTCGACCTGGCCGGGGCCCTGACGCTCGGGCCGGCGATGGTTGCGCTCCTGCTCGGCATCAACCGGGCCGGCCTGCTTGGCCCGCTCGACCCGCTGCCGCTCGGGCTGTTCGCCGCTGGCGCGCTGTTGCTGGCCGCGTTCGTCTGGACTGAGAGCCGGCTGGCCGCCCCGATGCTCGATCTTCGACTGTTCCGCAACCGCATGTTCGCCGCGGCCAACGCCATGAACCTGCTCAGCAACCTGACGATGTTCGGCGTCTGGCTGCTGGTGCCGTTCTACCTGGTGGACGGGTTGAAGCTCGCGCCGCTGACGGCCGGGCTGTTCCTGAGCAGCGTGCCGATTGCCACCGCGCTCGTCTCGCCGCTGGCCGGCTGGCTGTCCGACCGCGTCGGCCCTGCGCGCCTGTCGCTGGTCGGGCTGGTGGTACAGGTCAGCGCCCTGTTCGCCATCGCGCGGCTGGACGGCCAGAGTGCGCCGTGGCAGGTCGGCGGCGCGCTGATCCTGCTGGGCATCGCCACGGGCCTGTTCATGGCGCCGAACCTGAGCTTCATCATGGGCGCGGTCCCGCCGGATCAGCTTGGCGTGGCGGGCGGCGTGGTGACCACCATGCGGAGCCTCGGCGTGGTCACCGGCGTCGCGCTGTTGACGGCGATCTACACGGCTCGTTCGGCCGAGCTCGGCGCACCGGGCGGTGGCCTGGGTGGCACGTTCTCGGTCGCGGCGTTTCAGGGCGCGTTCACGTTTGCAGCCGTGCTCTGCCTGGCGGCCGTCGCGCTGGCATCGGTGCGCGGCAGGCTGCCCGGGTCGCACGCGACAGAACGCGAGCTTCGGTAG
- a CDS encoding 3-oxoacyl-ACP reductase FabG, with amino-acid sequence MAEAGRPLAGTPLAGKLALVTGAGMGIGQGIALELARQGADVVVHYAGSEQGARDTVAQIQGLGRRSAAVQGRLGDIDACRRVVGEAVSALGGLDILINNAGVTRALDFLDTTPEIYNEVFDLNMRGYFFCAQEAVRSMLTRGGGAIVNITSVHGGGGFPRHAAYAGTKGAIIAFTRTLAIELASRHVRVNAVAPGVVEVPRYFDIPDYTREFGDSMVPWGRVGTPGDIGNVVAFLASDAADWVTGQTLYVDGGTNARMGLWWDQGDKAQ; translated from the coding sequence ATGGCTGAGGCAGGCAGGCCACTGGCAGGTACGCCGCTGGCAGGGAAGCTGGCGCTGGTCACGGGCGCTGGGATGGGCATCGGGCAGGGGATCGCCCTGGAGCTGGCGCGGCAGGGCGCAGACGTGGTCGTGCACTACGCCGGCAGCGAGCAGGGCGCACGCGACACCGTCGCCCAGATTCAGGGGCTGGGTCGTCGGTCGGCGGCGGTCCAGGGGCGGCTGGGCGACATCGACGCCTGCCGTCGGGTGGTGGGTGAGGCGGTCTCGGCGCTCGGCGGCCTGGACATCCTGATCAACAACGCTGGCGTGACGCGAGCGCTCGATTTCCTCGACACCACGCCCGAGATCTACAACGAGGTCTTCGATCTCAACATGCGTGGCTACTTCTTCTGCGCCCAGGAAGCCGTCCGCAGCATGCTGACGCGGGGCGGCGGCGCGATCGTCAACATCACGTCGGTGCATGGCGGCGGCGGCTTCCCGCGCCACGCGGCGTACGCCGGCACCAAGGGCGCGATCATCGCCTTCACCAGGACGCTCGCCATCGAGCTGGCGTCGCGGCACGTCCGCGTCAACGCGGTCGCGCCCGGCGTGGTCGAGGTGCCGCGCTACTTCGACATTCCGGACTACACCCGCGAGTTCGGCGACTCGATGGTGCCCTGGGGGCGTGTCGGGACGCCCGGCGACATCGGGAACGTCGTTGCGTTTCTGGCGTCGGATGCCGCCGACTGGGTGACCGGCCAGACGCTGTACGTTGACGGCGGCACCAACGCCCGCATGGGGCTGTGGTGGGACCAGGGGGACAAGGCGCAGTAA
- a CDS encoding ankyrin repeat domain-containing protein — protein MTVDPALSGATRAVAERWFAALTGGDIPTALACLDADVEWINYKPVPGYNDAMPWIGTQRGPDAVLASLKVFVGVCQARDERLVTLAVDGESAAGVIAERGIVCATGLPYEIEFIQWLTVRGGKIVRWKSYTDPSSIVRAIHGDRDPAWAGADTLTARTDATIRAWLDAMVRGDGDAVVAGLADDVEMITPREQDDAIIPYVGTKSGKPAVLAMFGERSKIVETVSCEVQSVGAQDERAWASVTTRERYLPTGQEFTIQASHHFELDEAGRIRRWRSFFDPNPEVDALRAAESPALIAAVWAGNADAVRSLLADGADARARDAESGLTVLQIAAGEAKPEIVRLLLDAGADVHAADSRAGGSALHKACQGGSVEVVQMLLDAGAFVDCVAPTTGHTPLMDALWFKFPDVVELLLGRGATLNLSTHYGFSLMDHLKYELNVNTRGKELLVRSDAMVQQRLQNDRDLAAHQVLMKAVVAKDEAGVRSALAAGADVNERFPLVNGFNDGHTPLHVASRDGTPEIVALLLAAGADVNAVEPCFQAVPLHKAVYNGHADIARLLAAHPGINLDFQGGTNGYTGLHDALWHGYADCAQVLVDAGARLDLRGHDGKTPLDLATEVLGVEHPLTVAIQARIATTAAA, from the coding sequence ATGACCGTCGATCCTGCCCTGTCCGGTGCTACGCGTGCGGTAGCTGAACGGTGGTTCGCGGCGCTGACCGGCGGCGACATCCCCACCGCGCTGGCGTGTCTCGACGCCGACGTCGAGTGGATCAACTACAAGCCAGTTCCCGGCTACAACGACGCGATGCCCTGGATCGGCACGCAGCGCGGCCCCGACGCGGTATTGGCCTCGCTCAAGGTGTTCGTTGGCGTCTGCCAGGCGCGGGACGAACGGCTGGTGACGCTCGCCGTGGACGGCGAGAGCGCCGCTGGCGTGATCGCCGAGCGGGGCATCGTCTGTGCGACCGGGCTGCCGTATGAGATCGAGTTCATCCAGTGGCTGACGGTGCGCGGCGGCAAAATCGTTCGCTGGAAGTCGTACACTGACCCGTCGTCTATCGTGCGGGCGATCCACGGCGATCGCGATCCGGCGTGGGCGGGAGCCGACACGCTCACTGCCCGCACCGACGCGACGATTCGGGCCTGGCTGGATGCGATGGTGCGCGGCGACGGCGACGCAGTCGTGGCCGGGCTGGCCGACGACGTGGAGATGATCACGCCGCGCGAGCAGGACGATGCGATCATCCCCTACGTCGGCACGAAATCCGGCAAGCCGGCCGTCCTGGCGATGTTCGGCGAGCGCTCAAAGATCGTCGAGACGGTCAGCTGCGAGGTGCAGTCGGTCGGGGCGCAGGATGAGCGGGCCTGGGCGAGCGTGACGACCCGTGAGCGATACCTGCCGACCGGCCAGGAGTTCACCATCCAGGCCAGCCACCACTTCGAGCTGGACGAGGCCGGGCGCATCCGTCGCTGGCGCTCGTTCTTCGATCCGAATCCCGAGGTGGACGCGCTGCGCGCCGCCGAGTCTCCCGCTCTGATCGCCGCCGTCTGGGCTGGCAACGCCGATGCTGTCCGGTCGCTGCTCGCCGATGGCGCGGACGCACGTGCTCGCGATGCCGAGTCCGGCCTGACGGTGCTGCAGATCGCGGCCGGCGAGGCGAAGCCTGAGATCGTCAGGCTGCTGCTGGACGCCGGCGCGGACGTTCATGCTGCTGACAGCCGGGCGGGCGGCTCGGCGCTGCACAAGGCCTGTCAGGGCGGCAGCGTCGAGGTGGTCCAGATGCTGCTCGACGCCGGCGCGTTCGTGGACTGCGTCGCGCCGACGACGGGCCACACGCCGCTGATGGACGCGCTGTGGTTCAAGTTCCCGGACGTCGTCGAATTGCTGCTGGGGCGCGGGGCGACACTCAACCTCTCGACGCACTACGGCTTCTCGTTGATGGATCATCTCAAGTACGAGCTGAACGTCAACACGCGCGGCAAAGAGCTGCTGGTGCGGTCTGATGCGATGGTGCAGCAGCGGCTCCAGAACGACCGCGACCTTGCCGCTCACCAGGTGCTGATGAAGGCTGTGGTGGCGAAGGATGAGGCGGGTGTGCGGTCGGCGCTCGCTGCCGGCGCGGACGTGAACGAGCGCTTCCCACTCGTGAACGGCTTCAACGACGGCCACACCCCGCTGCATGTGGCCTCACGGGACGGCACCCCGGAGATCGTGGCCCTGCTGCTGGCCGCCGGCGCGGACGTGAACGCCGTCGAGCCGTGCTTTCAGGCCGTGCCGCTCCACAAGGCCGTCTACAACGGCCACGCCGACATCGCGCGGCTGCTGGCTGCCCATCCGGGCATCAACCTCGATTTCCAGGGTGGCACTAACGGCTACACCGGCCTCCACGATGCCCTCTGGCACGGCTACGCTGACTGCGCCCAGGTGCTGGTGGACGCTGGCGCGCGCCTCGACCTGCGCGGCCACGACGGCAAGACGCCGCTC